From Polynucleobacter sp. JS-JIR-II-b4, a single genomic window includes:
- a CDS encoding TSUP family transporter has protein sequence MAFFAGLVDAVAGGGGLIQVPALFAAYPNVPPATLLATNKVAAVGGTFNAARKFLRHVSLPWAIVLPAIIAGFVGSLLGANAVSNFPAEPLRKALPFVLLFLLLYTWFQPSLGEAHAPKILGRLQQVKGVILGLTIGFYDGFFGPGTGSFLLFGFVRFFGFDFLHASAATKLVNVATNLAAILMLASLGQINWPLGFAMMIANIAGSQFGSRLAIKHGSAFVRKAFLLIVSVLILKSAWNAYFIN, from the coding sequence ATGGCCTTCTTTGCTGGGCTGGTTGATGCTGTAGCTGGAGGTGGAGGCTTGATTCAGGTGCCCGCCCTGTTTGCTGCTTACCCCAATGTTCCGCCTGCAACTTTGCTAGCGACGAATAAGGTTGCCGCGGTTGGTGGGACCTTTAATGCTGCGCGTAAATTTTTGCGCCACGTTTCTTTACCTTGGGCAATTGTTTTGCCAGCCATCATCGCAGGTTTTGTTGGCTCTCTTTTGGGTGCTAATGCAGTGAGCAATTTTCCAGCCGAGCCTTTGCGCAAAGCGTTGCCATTTGTTTTGTTATTTTTGCTTCTGTACACCTGGTTTCAGCCTTCACTTGGAGAGGCGCACGCACCGAAAATTCTTGGGCGCTTGCAACAAGTCAAGGGCGTCATTCTTGGTTTAACAATTGGTTTTTATGACGGCTTTTTTGGTCCCGGCACCGGCAGCTTTTTGTTGTTTGGTTTTGTGCGCTTTTTTGGTTTTGATTTTCTCCATGCGTCTGCGGCAACAAAATTGGTAAACGTAGCAACAAACCTAGCTGCTATTTTGATGTTAGCCAGCCTTGGTCAAATTAATTGGCCTCTTGGGTTTGCGATGATGATTGCTAATATCGCCGGCAGTCAGTTTGGTAGTCGATTAGCAATTAAGCATGGCAGCGCCTTTGTCAGAAAGGCTTTTCTGCTTATTGTTAGCGTGTTGATATTGAAGTCAGCCTGGAATGCTTATTTCATCAATTAA
- the mnmG gene encoding tRNA uridine-5-carboxymethylaminomethyl(34) synthesis enzyme MnmG has protein sequence MRYSKSFDVIVVGGGHAGTEAALASARMGCDTLLITHSIENLGAMSCNPSIGGIGKGHLVKEIDAMGGAMAAATDEAGIQFRILNSSKGPAVRATRAQGDRVLYKAAIRRRLENQPNLSIFQAAVDDLLVKGDQVQGVVTQMGLEFEAKKVVLTAGTFLDGKIHVGLNNYAGGRAGDPAAVSLSARLKELKLPQGRLKTGTPPRIDGRTIDFSVMLEQPGDLDPVPVFSYLGRPEQHPKQVPCWISHTNEKTHDIIRGGLDRSPMYTGVIEGVGPRYCPSIEDKIHRFASRNSHQIFLEPEGLTTNEFYPNGISTSLPFDVQWDLVRSIRGMESAVIVRPGYAIEYDFFDPRQLRHSLETRAIGGLYFAGQINGTTGYEEAAAQGMLAGINAGLAAQGKDPWLPKRSESYIGVLVDDLITRGVQEPYRMFTSRAEYRLSLREDNADMRLTTIGRELGLVDDYRWEVFCRKQEAVSRETSRLQDIWVGPKHEAAPLVSRLLGQDLSHECSLTELLRRPGVTYEAITALGDGMWAPETLDEDLGLASQISDQVEISVKYQGYIDRQATEIARQEHNESFPLSELLDYSQVVGLSKEVQQKLNLHKPETLGQAGRISGVTPAALSLLLVHLKKGLGRTQETHE, from the coding sequence ATGCGTTATTCCAAAAGTTTCGATGTCATTGTGGTTGGCGGCGGTCACGCTGGGACTGAGGCCGCGCTTGCGTCGGCACGCATGGGTTGCGACACCCTATTAATTACTCATAGCATTGAAAACTTGGGCGCTATGAGTTGCAACCCCTCCATTGGCGGGATTGGTAAGGGACATTTAGTCAAAGAAATTGACGCCATGGGTGGCGCAATGGCTGCCGCGACAGATGAGGCTGGTATTCAGTTCCGCATCCTCAATTCTAGTAAAGGCCCCGCTGTTCGAGCTACTCGCGCTCAGGGTGACCGAGTTTTATATAAGGCCGCCATTCGCCGCCGCCTAGAAAATCAACCTAATTTAAGCATCTTCCAGGCCGCAGTGGACGACTTATTGGTCAAGGGTGATCAGGTCCAGGGCGTTGTTACCCAAATGGGCCTGGAGTTCGAGGCAAAAAAAGTGGTCCTGACGGCGGGCACCTTCTTGGATGGAAAAATCCATGTTGGCTTAAATAATTATGCCGGTGGGCGTGCCGGTGATCCTGCCGCAGTTTCTTTGTCGGCTAGACTAAAAGAGTTGAAGCTCCCCCAGGGGAGGCTGAAGACTGGCACCCCGCCTCGTATTGATGGTCGAACAATCGACTTCTCAGTCATGCTTGAGCAGCCTGGGGACTTGGATCCAGTGCCGGTGTTTTCTTATTTGGGGCGTCCAGAGCAGCATCCTAAGCAGGTTCCTTGCTGGATTTCTCATACAAATGAAAAGACTCACGATATTATTCGAGGCGGTTTAGATCGTTCACCAATGTATACCGGTGTGATTGAGGGGGTTGGCCCCCGCTACTGCCCTTCTATTGAGGACAAAATTCATCGTTTTGCCTCGAGAAATAGCCACCAGATCTTTTTGGAGCCAGAGGGCCTAACAACTAACGAGTTTTACCCCAATGGGATTTCTACCAGCCTACCTTTTGATGTTCAGTGGGACTTAGTCCGCAGCATTCGGGGTATGGAGTCTGCGGTGATTGTTCGCCCTGGTTATGCAATTGAGTACGACTTCTTTGACCCACGCCAATTGCGCCATAGCCTTGAGACAAGGGCTATTGGCGGACTTTACTTCGCTGGTCAAATTAATGGCACTACGGGCTACGAAGAGGCTGCAGCGCAGGGTATGCTGGCCGGAATCAATGCTGGCTTGGCAGCGCAAGGTAAAGATCCTTGGCTTCCAAAACGCAGCGAGTCCTATATTGGTGTTTTAGTTGACGATCTAATTACTCGCGGGGTTCAGGAGCCGTACCGCATGTTTACAAGCCGAGCAGAATATCGCCTGAGCTTACGCGAAGACAATGCAGATATGCGCCTAACCACAATTGGGCGCGAGCTTGGATTGGTGGACGACTATCGTTGGGAGGTGTTTTGCAGAAAACAGGAAGCTGTTTCACGTGAAACATCTCGCTTGCAAGATATTTGGGTTGGGCCAAAACATGAGGCTGCCCCCCTAGTTTCTAGGTTGCTGGGTCAAGACCTGTCCCATGAATGTAGCTTAACCGAGTTATTGAGGCGCCCAGGGGTTACTTATGAAGCAATTACTGCTTTGGGTGACGGAATGTGGGCTCCTGAAACTTTAGATGAGGATCTTGGCTTGGCGTCTCAAATTAGCGACCAGGTAGAAATTTCAGTTAAATACCAGGGTTATATTGATCGTCAGGCGACAGAAATCGCTCGTCAAGAGCACAATGAATCTTTCCCACTTTCAGAGTTGTTAGATTACTCTCAGGTTGTTGGCTTATCTAAAGAGGTCCAGCAAAAGCTGAATTTGCATAAACCAGAAACATTGGGTCAGGCTGGCCGTATTTCAGGGGTAACGCCTGCTGCCCTTTCGCTTTTATTGGTGCACCTTAAAAAGGGCTTGGGCCGCACTCAAGAAACTCATGAGTGA
- the rsmG gene encoding 16S rRNA (guanine(527)-N(7))-methyltransferase RsmG: protein MSEGLLALGIEDLGLELSPSNIADLELFLQEMGRWNQVHNLTAIEGEKDSIRLHLIDSIAVLPVLKRFLKGSSPKIADLGSGGGLPAIPIAIVQPEWQLSLIEAIRKKTAFLQHVRGKLKLKNIEVLCERVEDAAMQQPAQFDAVISRAFTNLARFLDLSLPFLKPDGLVFAMKAKRADDEMKDVSMDDWRLVADEPLHIPNLAVERRLLVLAPVRKSTLTS, encoded by the coding sequence ATGAGTGAGGGTTTGCTTGCCTTAGGGATTGAGGACCTTGGGTTGGAATTAAGCCCAAGCAATATCGCCGATTTAGAGTTGTTTTTGCAAGAAATGGGACGCTGGAACCAAGTTCATAATCTGACGGCAATCGAGGGTGAGAAAGACTCTATTCGACTGCATCTTATTGATTCTATTGCAGTTTTGCCAGTATTGAAACGCTTCTTAAAGGGCTCGTCTCCTAAGATTGCTGACCTTGGTTCAGGAGGTGGGTTGCCGGCCATTCCTATTGCCATTGTTCAGCCGGAGTGGCAGCTTTCACTGATTGAAGCCATCCGCAAGAAGACGGCATTTCTGCAGCATGTGCGCGGAAAACTGAAACTGAAAAACATTGAGGTGCTCTGCGAGAGAGTGGAAGATGCTGCAATGCAACAACCAGCACAATTTGATGCAGTCATTTCTCGGGCATTTACAAATCTCGCGCGTTTTTTGGATCTGTCATTGCCCTTCTTAAAGCCCGATGGCCTGGTATTCGCAATGAAGGCCAAGCGCGCAGACGACGAAATGAAAGATGTTTCCATGGACGATTGGCGCTTAGTTGCCGATGAGCCCCTTCATATCCCTAATTTAGCGGTGGAGCGACGCCTTTTGGTGTTGGCCCCCGTGAGAAAATCCACCCTCACCTCTTAA
- a CDS encoding ParA family protein: protein MAKIFCIANQKGGVGKTTTAVNLAAGLAGLQQRVLLVDLDPQGNATMGSGVEKADLNASVYQVLIGMTSVKECVQRCESSGYDVLPANRDLAGAEIELVDLDFREARLKDALAQVANDYDFILIDCPPALSLLTLNGLCAANGVIVPMQCEYFALEGLSDLVNTIKQVHANLNPDLVIIGLLRVMFDARMTLQQQVSDQLLEHFGDKVFKTIIPRNVRLAEAPSYGLPGVAFDKSSRGAKAYLEFGAEMVERIKHM, encoded by the coding sequence ATGGCAAAAATTTTCTGTATTGCAAATCAAAAAGGTGGTGTTGGTAAGACCACTACCGCCGTTAATTTGGCAGCGGGTTTAGCAGGACTACAACAGCGCGTTTTGTTGGTGGACCTTGATCCTCAAGGTAATGCCACTATGGGCTCGGGGGTAGAGAAAGCAGACTTAAACGCAAGCGTATATCAGGTACTAATTGGTATGACGTCAGTTAAAGAGTGTGTGCAGCGTTGCGAAAGCTCCGGGTACGACGTATTGCCGGCTAATCGTGATTTAGCGGGCGCTGAAATTGAATTGGTAGATCTAGATTTCCGCGAAGCACGTTTGAAAGATGCGCTTGCTCAAGTGGCAAACGATTACGACTTTATTTTGATTGATTGTCCGCCTGCTTTGTCCTTACTTACGCTCAACGGATTGTGCGCAGCAAATGGTGTGATTGTGCCAATGCAATGTGAATACTTTGCATTGGAGGGTTTGTCCGATTTGGTAAACACTATCAAACAAGTGCATGCAAATTTGAATCCCGACTTAGTCATCATTGGTTTATTGCGCGTCATGTTTGATGCGCGCATGACTTTGCAACAACAAGTTTCCGATCAGTTGCTTGAGCACTTCGGCGATAAAGTATTTAAGACCATTATTCCGCGCAATGTGCGTCTTGCTGAAGCCCCCTCTTATGGGCTTCCTGGGGTGGCTTTCGATAAATCATCACGTGGCGCAAAAGCCTATTTAGAGTTTGGTGCTGAGATGGTTGAGCGCATCAAACACATGTAA
- a CDS encoding ParB/RepB/Spo0J family partition protein, whose product MVAIKKKGLGRGLEALLGEKTQQANPSTEINRLPLTALQAGKYQPRQKMEAGALQELAESIREQGVMQPLLVRLVAPGKYEIIAGERRFRAATIAGLKEVPVLVSGADDQAAAAMALVENMQREDLNPLEESQGLARLIEEFGFTHEQAAKAVGKSRSAITNLLRLAQLAKPVQAMLLAGDIDMGHARALLPLPGSSQVALAQRISAQGLSVREAERMTAALVIAGGQIGDKKAKSKSNTSSPSSDPDMQRLTQEIADLIGLSTEFKLKGKGGELRLRFSQFDELDSLLKKLGIES is encoded by the coding sequence ATGGTTGCCATTAAGAAAAAAGGTTTAGGTAGAGGTCTTGAAGCTTTGCTTGGAGAGAAGACGCAGCAAGCGAATCCCTCCACCGAAATCAATCGTTTGCCATTAACTGCTTTGCAGGCAGGCAAATATCAGCCGCGTCAAAAAATGGAAGCTGGTGCTTTGCAAGAGTTGGCAGAAAGTATTCGCGAGCAAGGCGTCATGCAGCCCTTATTGGTTCGCCTGGTGGCGCCTGGCAAATACGAAATTATTGCGGGCGAAAGACGTTTTCGTGCGGCAACTATTGCGGGGTTAAAAGAGGTTCCGGTTTTAGTTTCTGGCGCCGATGATCAGGCTGCAGCAGCAATGGCCCTGGTAGAAAACATGCAGCGAGAGGATTTAAATCCTCTCGAAGAATCACAGGGTTTAGCTAGGTTGATCGAGGAGTTTGGATTTACGCACGAACAGGCAGCAAAGGCTGTAGGCAAGTCGCGCAGTGCAATTACCAATTTATTGCGCCTCGCCCAGCTAGCAAAGCCGGTGCAGGCCATGTTGTTGGCCGGAGATATCGATATGGGGCATGCTCGTGCGCTATTGCCCCTTCCTGGGTCTAGCCAGGTGGCTTTAGCCCAGAGAATCTCAGCACAGGGTCTGTCTGTCCGTGAGGCGGAGCGAATGACTGCTGCTTTGGTGATTGCGGGCGGTCAAATTGGAGACAAAAAGGCTAAAAGTAAGTCAAACACTTCTTCGCCCAGTAGTGATCCAGATATGCAGCGTTTGACGCAGGAAATTGCAGATTTGATTGGCTTAAGCACCGAATTCAAGCTTAAAGGCAAGGGCGGAGAGCTCAGGCTTCGGTTCAGCCAATTCGACGAACTAGATTCTTTATTAAAAAAATTGGGTATTGAGTCTTAA
- a CDS encoding ATP synthase subunit I, protein MIPQKNQFSEVDEWDEPEEVIRVYSKEEIVAMQQSDATKHRALSPWKIILAQVLITAISMVFWSIFGEPVGVSLYTQSAFLGGLISVLPTTLFLVRLELAKKSQRLNPGRFLAALVSGEFIKIAVTLMLFIGIAYYVPGVLWVPLLVTYLLALKCVWLAWLWR, encoded by the coding sequence TTGATTCCTCAAAAAAATCAATTTTCCGAGGTAGATGAGTGGGATGAACCCGAAGAAGTTATCCGGGTTTACAGCAAAGAGGAAATTGTTGCGATGCAGCAAAGCGATGCAACAAAGCACCGAGCTCTTTCACCGTGGAAAATTATTTTGGCCCAAGTGTTGATTACGGCTATCAGCATGGTGTTTTGGTCAATTTTTGGGGAGCCGGTAGGGGTAAGCCTTTATACTCAGTCGGCCTTTTTAGGTGGTTTAATTAGCGTCTTGCCTACAACCCTGTTTTTAGTCAGGTTGGAGTTGGCAAAAAAATCGCAAAGATTGAATCCAGGAAGATTTTTGGCGGCATTGGTTTCAGGTGAATTTATCAAAATCGCCGTGACGCTGATGCTGTTTATAGGGATTGCGTATTACGTCCCTGGCGTGCTTTGGGTCCCCTTGTTGGTGACTTACCTGCTTGCCTTGAAGTGTGTATGGCTGGCGTGGTTGTGGCGCTAA
- the atpB gene encoding F0F1 ATP synthase subunit A → MSSEVHQAHEAAEQMTPTAYISEHLQNLTSTGEHQSSIVDFSVINLDTIFWASLMGFIAVFILLIAARRATPGVPGRFQSLIEMIVEMVDTQAKSIVHGDRTFIAPLALFVFFWIILLNTLDLIPVDWVLGVNHFIGNFGGHVPHNRMVPTTDLNATMGMSLSVLVLVFFYSFKVKGFGGFLHELISAPFGAKWYLAPFNLALNIIEYLAKGVSLGMRLFGNMYAGELVFLLIALLGSVWTFNLDLSLFGLVGHVIAGSAWAIFHILVILLQAFIFMMLTLVYIGQAHSHH, encoded by the coding sequence ATGTCTAGCGAAGTACACCAAGCCCACGAGGCAGCCGAGCAAATGACGCCAACCGCGTACATTTCTGAGCATTTACAAAATCTCACCAGCACTGGTGAGCATCAATCCTCCATCGTTGATTTCAGCGTCATCAATTTAGATACCATTTTTTGGGCTTCATTGATGGGCTTCATAGCAGTATTTATATTATTGATTGCAGCACGTCGTGCAACTCCTGGCGTTCCTGGTCGGTTCCAGTCTTTGATAGAAATGATTGTGGAGATGGTCGATACACAAGCCAAGAGCATTGTTCATGGTGATCGCACTTTCATTGCGCCTCTCGCGCTCTTCGTATTTTTCTGGATCATTCTTTTAAACACCCTCGACTTAATTCCTGTGGATTGGGTGTTGGGCGTAAATCATTTCATCGGTAACTTTGGCGGACATGTGCCGCACAACCGCATGGTTCCCACAACTGATTTAAATGCAACGATGGGCATGTCCCTGTCAGTGTTGGTTTTGGTGTTCTTTTACAGCTTCAAGGTAAAAGGTTTCGGCGGCTTCTTGCACGAACTCATTTCTGCCCCTTTTGGTGCGAAATGGTATTTAGCCCCATTCAACCTCGCACTGAACATCATTGAGTATTTGGCGAAAGGCGTTTCTTTGGGAATGCGACTTTTCGGCAATATGTACGCTGGCGAATTGGTCTTCTTATTGATTGCCTTGCTTGGTAGCGTATGGACCTTTAATTTAGATTTATCCCTGTTCGGATTGGTGGGCCACGTTATTGCTGGATCAGCTTGGGCCATCTTCCACATTTTGGTTATTTTGTTGCAAGCCTTTATTTTCATGATGTTGACTTTGGTTTACATCGGGCAAGCGCATAGCCATCACTAA
- the atpE gene encoding F0F1 ATP synthase subunit C, protein MQAFLATIQGSTAICIGIIIGLGAIGACLGIALMGGKYIEACARQPELMEPLQTKMFLLAGLIDAAFLIGVGVAMLFAFANPLLAVIK, encoded by the coding sequence ATGCAAGCATTTTTAGCAACTATTCAAGGTTCAACAGCTATTTGTATCGGCATCATCATCGGCCTCGGCGCGATCGGTGCATGTTTGGGTATCGCATTGATGGGCGGCAAGTACATCGAAGCTTGTGCACGTCAACCAGAATTGATGGAGCCACTCCAAACTAAGATGTTCCTTTTGGCTGGTTTGATCGACGCTGCGTTCTTGATCGGCGTTGGTGTTGCAATGTTGTTTGCTTTCGCAAACCCACTGCTCGCAGTTATTAAGTAA
- a CDS encoding F0F1 ATP synthase subunit B → MNLNATLFAQMIVFFVLWWVVARFVWPPLVKALDERSSKIADGLAAAERGKEALALASNEAEQELNKARQEGVQRVAEAEKRAQMSAEEIRANAQAEAARIISQAQQDAAQQVTRAREVLRAEVAVLAVKGAEQILRREVDAKAHGQLLDQLKAEL, encoded by the coding sequence GTGAATCTGAACGCGACCCTATTCGCGCAAATGATCGTTTTCTTCGTCTTATGGTGGGTTGTTGCACGCTTTGTGTGGCCACCGCTAGTTAAGGCGTTAGATGAGCGTTCAAGCAAAATTGCTGATGGTTTAGCTGCTGCAGAGCGTGGTAAAGAAGCTCTCGCACTGGCCAGCAATGAAGCTGAGCAAGAATTAAATAAAGCACGCCAAGAAGGTGTTCAACGCGTTGCCGAAGCTGAGAAACGTGCACAAATGTCGGCCGAAGAAATTCGCGCTAACGCACAAGCTGAAGCCGCTCGAATCATTTCTCAAGCGCAACAAGACGCAGCCCAGCAAGTTACTCGTGCCCGCGAAGTTCTGCGTGCTGAAGTGGCTGTTCTCGCTGTCAAAGGCGCCGAGCAAATTTTGCGTCGCGAAGTTGATGCAAAAGCGCATGGCCAATTACTTGATCAATTAAAGGCAGAACTTTGA
- a CDS encoding F0F1 ATP synthase subunit delta: MAELATIARPYAEALFQSAKPAELAGCLEQLNELAQLAALPEVAALSNNPKVSADDLSKLLSGMVKTKLDGKVASFLNLVNQNHRLAAVPEIAHQFEAMKNKSEGAAEVNITSAFPLEGSALNDLLSSLKKRFGGKELRPTIQIDPTLIGGVRIQVGDEVMDSSVKAQLAQMQASLGA, from the coding sequence ATGGCTGAATTAGCCACCATTGCACGTCCTTACGCGGAAGCGCTTTTTCAAAGCGCCAAGCCGGCTGAGCTCGCTGGATGTTTGGAGCAATTAAATGAATTGGCTCAGCTTGCTGCTTTGCCAGAAGTTGCTGCATTGTCAAACAACCCAAAAGTCTCAGCTGATGATTTAAGCAAGTTACTTTCTGGCATGGTGAAGACCAAGTTAGATGGCAAGGTTGCCAGCTTTTTGAATCTTGTGAATCAAAACCACCGCTTAGCAGCCGTTCCTGAAATTGCTCATCAATTTGAAGCAATGAAGAACAAAAGCGAAGGCGCTGCAGAAGTAAATATTACTAGCGCATTCCCTTTAGAGGGTTCTGCGTTAAATGATTTGTTGTCAAGTTTGAAGAAGCGCTTTGGGGGTAAAGAATTGCGCCCAACGATCCAAATTGATCCAACATTGATTGGCGGAGTTCGCATTCAAGTTGGCGATGAAGTAATGGATAGTTCAGTTAAGGCCCAGTTAGCTCAAATGCAAGCAAGTCTTGGCGCATAA
- the atpA gene encoding F0F1 ATP synthase subunit alpha, which translates to MQLNPSEISELIKSRISELGVDSQVRNEGTVISVTDGICRVHGLSGVMQGEMLEFPNNTIGLALNLERDSVGAVVLGEYTHIKEGDPVKCTGRILEVPVGPELLGRVVNALGQPIDGKGPINTKLTDFIEKVAPGVIARQSVSQPVQTGLKAIDAMVPIGRGQRELIIGDRQTGKTAVAVDAIINQKGKGVYCVYVAIGQKASTIANVVRKLTELGAMEYTVVVAASASESAAMQYLSAYAGCTMGEYFRDRGEDALIVYDDLTKQAVAYRQISLLLRRPPGREAYPGDVFYLHSRLLERAARVNAEYVEKFTNGAVKGKTGSLTALPIIETQAGDVSAFVPTNVISITDGQIFLETDLFNAGVRPAINAGISVSRVGGAAQTKVIKKLSGGIRTDLAQYRELAAFAQFASDLDEATRKQLERGRRVTELCKQAQYKPLQVWEMAASLYAVNNGYFDDLEVKNVLPFEKGLQDHLKSKFADLVARIEETKDLSKDDEAALRAAIEDYKRSASF; encoded by the coding sequence ATGCAACTCAACCCTTCCGAGATCAGCGAGCTGATCAAAAGCCGAATTAGCGAATTGGGCGTTGACTCCCAAGTTCGCAACGAAGGCACTGTAATTTCAGTGACCGACGGTATTTGCCGCGTACATGGCTTGTCAGGTGTTATGCAGGGCGAAATGTTGGAGTTTCCAAACAACACTATCGGCCTCGCATTAAACCTTGAGCGTGATTCTGTTGGTGCCGTAGTGTTGGGCGAATACACCCACATTAAAGAAGGCGACCCAGTAAAATGTACTGGCCGCATTTTGGAAGTTCCAGTTGGTCCAGAGTTGCTCGGTCGCGTAGTAAACGCGCTCGGTCAGCCGATTGATGGCAAAGGCCCAATCAACACCAAGTTAACTGACTTTATTGAAAAGGTGGCGCCTGGCGTTATCGCACGTCAATCCGTAAGCCAGCCAGTACAAACTGGTTTGAAGGCGATTGATGCGATGGTTCCAATTGGCCGTGGTCAGCGTGAGTTGATCATTGGCGACCGTCAAACTGGTAAGACAGCAGTTGCGGTTGACGCGATCATTAACCAAAAAGGTAAAGGCGTTTATTGCGTTTACGTGGCGATCGGTCAAAAAGCTTCCACTATTGCTAACGTTGTTCGCAAGCTCACAGAATTGGGCGCAATGGAGTACACCGTTGTTGTTGCAGCGAGTGCTTCTGAGTCTGCAGCGATGCAGTACCTATCTGCTTACGCAGGTTGTACCATGGGTGAATACTTCCGCGATCGCGGCGAAGATGCTTTGATTGTTTATGATGACTTGACCAAGCAAGCGGTTGCTTATCGTCAAATCTCCTTGTTGCTCCGCCGCCCACCAGGCCGTGAAGCTTATCCTGGCGACGTGTTCTACCTCCACTCACGCTTGCTCGAGCGCGCTGCCCGTGTAAATGCTGAGTACGTTGAAAAGTTCACTAACGGCGCAGTAAAAGGCAAAACCGGTTCTTTAACTGCATTGCCAATTATTGAAACTCAAGCTGGTGACGTTTCTGCATTCGTTCCAACCAACGTAATTTCGATTACTGACGGTCAGATCTTCTTGGAAACTGACTTGTTCAACGCTGGTGTGCGTCCTGCGATTAACGCCGGTATTTCTGTCTCCCGCGTTGGTGGTGCCGCACAAACTAAAGTAATTAAGAAATTGTCTGGCGGTATTCGTACCGACTTGGCGCAGTATCGTGAATTGGCAGCGTTTGCTCAGTTCGCATCTGACCTTGACGAAGCAACCCGCAAGCAACTTGAGCGCGGTCGTCGCGTTACTGAATTGTGTAAGCAAGCTCAATACAAGCCACTCCAAGTTTGGGAAATGGCCGCTTCACTTTATGCTGTTAATAACGGCTACTTCGATGACCTCGAAGTGAAGAACGTATTGCCATTCGAAAAAGGTTTGCAAGATCATTTGAAATCTAAATTCGCTGACTTAGTTGCGCGTATTGAAGAAACCAAAGATTTGAGCAAAGATGACGAAGCTGCATTGCGCGCTGCCATTGAGGATTACAAGCGTTCTGCCTCTTTCTAA
- the atpG gene encoding F0F1 ATP synthase subunit gamma yields the protein MASTKEIRSKIKSVQNTRKITKAMEMVAASKMRRAQERMRNARPYAEKIREIVANLSKANPEFRPAYMATREVKKVGTILVTTDKGLCGGLNTNVLRLIANQVRDLQEKNIEIAYTAIGSKGLQFLNRSKAKLISQTIQIGDTPHMDVLIGAIVAQLEAFERGEIDAVYLAYTRFVNAMKQEPVLEKLLPLEPEALTPQEKTGNSWDYIYEPDAESILNGLLKRYVEAMIYQAVAENMASEQSARMVSMKAASDNAKNVIGELQLEYNKTRQAAITKELSEIVGGAAAV from the coding sequence ATGGCAAGCACAAAAGAGATACGATCTAAGATCAAGAGCGTGCAAAACACGCGCAAGATCACGAAGGCAATGGAAATGGTCGCCGCATCCAAGATGCGTCGCGCCCAAGAGCGCATGCGTAATGCGCGTCCATATGCTGAAAAAATTCGTGAGATTGTTGCCAACCTTTCTAAAGCTAATCCTGAGTTCCGCCCTGCTTACATGGCAACTCGTGAAGTGAAGAAAGTTGGTACGATTTTGGTTACTACAGACAAAGGCTTGTGCGGCGGTTTAAATACCAACGTCTTGCGTTTGATTGCTAACCAAGTGCGCGATTTGCAAGAAAAAAATATTGAGATTGCGTACACCGCAATTGGTTCAAAAGGTTTGCAATTTTTGAATCGCTCAAAAGCAAAATTGATTTCTCAAACAATCCAAATTGGTGACACACCACATATGGATGTTTTGATTGGTGCAATTGTTGCCCAATTAGAAGCGTTTGAGCGTGGCGAGATTGATGCTGTTTATTTGGCATATACCCGCTTTGTAAATGCAATGAAACAAGAGCCTGTTTTAGAAAAACTCTTGCCTTTGGAGCCAGAAGCTTTGACTCCACAAGAGAAAACAGGCAATTCTTGGGATTACATCTACGAACCTGATGCAGAGTCTATTTTGAATGGCCTGCTTAAGCGTTACGTTGAAGCAATGATTTATCAGGCGGTTGCTGAAAACATGGCTTCTGAGCAGTCTGCACGTATGGTCTCTATGAAGGCCGCTTCAGATAATGCGAAGAACGTAATCGGCGAATTGCAATTGGAATACAACAAAACACGACAGGCTGCTATTACTAAAGAGTTGTCAGAAATTGTTGGCGGAGCGGCTGCGGTTTAA